One bacterium genomic window, CCTGCCTTCTGGCTCAGCGATGCGAGCGTCTCTTCCATCGTCCAGCCCTGCTCGGTTGCCACTTCGGGAAGATACACCGCCCGATACCGCCCCTTCGCAAGAATGATCCCCTGCTGGCCAATTTTGAAATCGGCTATGGACGGAATATCGCGAATGGGACTCAACACGGACACATCCACTTCAATCAGCGGCAACTCCCGATCCTCAACCGGATTGAACCGTGGGTCCCGCAGGGCCGCATTGACCGCATTGTTGTGAACCGATTGATACAAGGGCTCCACTGGTGCTAAAGAACCAATACAGCCCCTGAGGTCACCGTGAATTTTAAGCGTCACAAAGGTGGCCATCTCAACCTTTAACAGAGGGGTTATGGCGTATTTAGTAAAATCAAATTTCCCATGCCGCCCGGCGACGCACCATTTCAAGGTGTCATTCGCAATGGCAAAGAGCGTCCCCTTTTCGGCCTCCGTCAAACCCGGCGTCCACCCTCCACTTCGATGTTCTTTCACGATATGGCCCTCCTTATACCCGGCCCGATTCTGATTTAGACCCGCTGCGACCGTATTGCCGGAGAAAAACCCGATCGCCGCATAAGATACTGAATTTTCAAAGTTGCCCGTCAATTCACCCGAGGTAGCCTGACTCAGTACCTGACCGGAGAGATTTCGACCACTACCGATTAGCGTCGCGACCAGGATTTTGATGGGCATCTCACCACAAATCGTATCATGGGTGGTTTCGCAATGAGCAGAAAAGCCTTTCAGATCTAACGCCGCGACCCGTTCACTGGACTGTTTCAACCAGACCTGTAGGCGTTCCGGGATATTAGCGACAAATGGTTTGAACCCGTAATTCTCGCCATAATGCGTAAAATCAGAGGAGGCTATCACGAGCGTATTACTCCCAAAACAGGGAACCAACGCAGCACTCACAGCCCCTAAATCCACCTGCCCTTCCGGCCCGCATATCAGTGGCACGAGCCGGAACGACTGGAGCGTCTTCTGTAAAAAAGGCAGTTGCACCTCAATGGCATGTTCCTGGACAGCAGCGGCTGGCAAGGTCACAAAGCCAGGTTTATCTCGCAAGGCATTACACACTTCACGGTCAATGGGCACTGTGCCCAGCGGTGTGGAGTATGCGGTCAGGAGCGGATCCGGCAGGGATACCCCTTTGACAAAAACATGGTGCGCGGGACACATGATAATGACCCGGTCATACTGACCACTGGACAGCAAGCTGTAGATACTTACCGCGCAGGAACCGGAAAAAACAAAGCCAGCATGGGGTGACACAGCCGCCACCAACAGCCCTGTTGTTGCGGGCCGCACCGCCTTAGTCAGCAAGTTTTCCACCTGCCGGTCAAGGGCAGGTGGAAAACTTTCATAGAAGGCCCCGGCTACTGCCGGAGGCCTCACAGAACCGGCCTTACAACCGATCACCGTCACTATCAGAAGGATCAAACAATGGCTTAGGTATAACCGGACCATGTTCATTTTCCCATCCCCTTCCCGGCGGACAATGGGTTGGCGTTCAGCCCATTTTCTTTACCGCCGCCAAAGCTGCGTCATAGTTAGGTTCCTGGGCAATCTCAGGGATCTGCTCCGTATAAACAACCTGATCCTGTCGATCCAAGACAACCACGGCACGGCTCATCAAGCCAGCCAGAGGCCCCGTCGTAATCACCACACCGTAATCTGTCCCGAAGGCGGGCGACCGCATCGTGGAGAGGTTGATGATATTCTTGAGCCCGGCGCTCTCACAGAATCGCTTCTGGGCAAAAGGCAGATCCGCGGAGATATTGAAAACCACTGTATCCGACAACGTCGACACTTCCTGATTAAAGCGCTGAGCCGAGAGAGCACATACGGAAGTGTCCAGGCTCGGGACAATGTTAAGGACTTTCTTCTTCCCGGCAAATTTCGATAACCCGATATCGGCCAGGTCAACCCCGGTCAAATTAAATGGTGGCGCCTTGGCCCCCAC contains:
- the amrB gene encoding AmmeMemoRadiSam system protein B, with protein sequence MNMVRLYLSHCLILLIVTVIGCKAGSVRPPAVAGAFYESFPPALDRQVENLLTKAVRPATTGLLVAAVSPHAGFVFSGSCAVSIYSLLSSGQYDRVIIMCPAHHVFVKGVSLPDPLLTAYSTPLGTVPIDREVCNALRDKPGFVTLPAAAVQEHAIEVQLPFLQKTLQSFRLVPLICGPEGQVDLGAVSAALVPCFGSNTLVIASSDFTHYGENYGFKPFVANIPERLQVWLKQSSERVAALDLKGFSAHCETTHDTICGEMPIKILVATLIGSGRNLSGQVLSQATSGELTGNFENSVSYAAIGFFSGNTVAAGLNQNRAGYKEGHIVKEHRSGGWTPGLTEAEKGTLFAIANDTLKWCVAGRHGKFDFTKYAITPLLKVEMATFVTLKIHGDLRGCIGSLAPVEPLYQSVHNNAVNAALRDPRFNPVEDRELPLIEVDVSVLSPIRDIPSIADFKIGQQGIILAKGRYRAVYLPEVATEQGWTMEETLASLSQKAGLRPDAWREGATFQVFESVVLSEK
- the tpx gene encoding thiol peroxidase → MATITLKGTAIQTSGSLPKVGAKAPPFNLTGVDLADIGLSKFAGKKKVLNIVPSLDTSVCALSAQRFNQEVSTLSDTVVFNISADLPFAQKRFCESAGLKNIINLSTMRSPAFGTDYGVVITTGPLAGLMSRAVVVLDRQDQVVYTEQIPEIAQEPNYDAALAAVKKMG